In a single window of the Amycolatopsis sp. cg5 genome:
- a CDS encoding c-type cytochrome, with translation MTTSKNTEAKTERRFRARTKARRRFAGALALGIGLLSVGGLYAVFAPSPQTAQAQGDPALLRKGEQVYNNTCIECHGANLEGVQDRGPSLIGIGDAAVYFQTSSGRMPAARQEAQIPRKPPKLTPEEIDAVGAYVQAHGGGPERPAEKGAALRGDNPARGGELFRLNCASCHQFTGRGGALSGGKFAPNLDPATEEQLYTAMLTGPQNMPKFSNRQLSVEEKKDIIAFVKSVSDGNNNPGGNGLGGFGPSSEGVIAWIVGIAGLIGVTLWIGSKA, from the coding sequence CCAGTAAGAACACCGAGGCGAAGACGGAGCGCAGGTTCCGGGCCCGGACCAAGGCACGCAGGCGGTTCGCCGGCGCACTCGCGCTCGGCATCGGCCTGCTCAGTGTCGGCGGGCTGTACGCGGTGTTCGCCCCCTCGCCCCAGACCGCGCAAGCCCAGGGAGACCCGGCTCTGCTGCGCAAGGGCGAGCAGGTTTACAACAACACCTGTATCGAGTGCCACGGCGCCAACCTCGAAGGTGTGCAGGACCGCGGGCCGAGCCTGATCGGCATCGGCGACGCGGCCGTCTACTTCCAGACCTCCAGCGGCCGGATGCCCGCCGCCCGTCAGGAAGCGCAGATCCCCCGCAAGCCGCCGAAGCTGACGCCGGAGGAGATCGACGCGGTCGGCGCCTACGTGCAGGCGCACGGCGGCGGCCCCGAGCGGCCCGCCGAGAAGGGCGCCGCGCTGCGCGGTGACAACCCGGCGCGCGGTGGCGAGCTGTTCCGCCTCAACTGCGCCTCGTGCCACCAGTTCACCGGCCGCGGCGGCGCGCTCTCGGGCGGCAAGTTCGCGCCGAACCTGGACCCGGCCACCGAAGAGCAGCTGTACACCGCGATGCTCACCGGCCCGCAGAACATGCCGAAGTTCTCGAACCGGCAGCTCAGCGTTGAAGAGAAGAAGGACATCATCGCCTTCGTGAAGTCGGTGTCCGACGGGAACAACAACCCCGGCGGCAACGGCCTCGGCGGGTTCGGCCCGTCGTCCGAAGGCGTGATCGCGTGGATCGTGGGAATCGCCGGTCTGATCGGCGTGACGTTGTGGATTGGATCGAAGGCATGA